GCTATCTGGATTTCGCCCTTCTTCACCTCGCCGATGAAGGATTTCGGCTATGACGTGTCCGATTATCGCGATGTGGACCCGATGTTCGGCACATTGGCGGATTTTGATACGCTGGTCAGGTCCGCACATGGGCAGGGGCTGAAGGTAATGATCGACCTCGTGCTGAGCCACAGTTCGGATCAGCACCCGTGGTTTGTTGAAAGCCGTGCCGATCGCGATAATCTGAAGGCCGATTGGTATGTCTGGGCAGACGCAAAGCCCGACGGTACACCTCCAAACAATTGGTTGTCGATCTTCGGTGGTTCGGCGTGGACGTGGGATGCGCGACGGTGCCAGTATTATTTGCACAATTTCCTTGTCTCTCAACCTGATCTGAACTTCCACGAACCCGCCGTGCAAGAGGCACTGCTGGACGTAGCGCGGTTTTGGTTAGAGCGTGGCGTGGATGGCTTCCGTCTCGATACGATAAATTTCTACACCCATGACGCCGAGTTGCGGGATAATCCGCCGCTGCCGCCCGAAGATCGCAATGCCTCGATCGCACCGGCGGTGAACCCGTATAACCACCAGGAACACCTCTATGACAAAAACCGGCCCGAGACGTTGGGCTTTCTGCGCAAGCTGCGCGCGGTGATGTCGTCCTTCAACGGTGCGCTTCTGGGTGAGGTCGGTGACGCGCAGCGCGGGCTTGAAATTATGGGAGAATATACCGCTGGGGATGATCTGGCACATATGTGTTATGCGTTCGAGCTTCTGTCCGGCGACCAACCCGAAGCTGTCCGCGTGGCCGAGGTGATGGACCATGTGGCCCGCGTCGCTAAAGATGGCTGGGCGTGCTGGGCTTACTCCAACCACGATGTCGTGCGTCACGCGACCCGGTGGAAATTGACCGAAGAGGCGCAGAAGCTGTTTGTGTCTCTTCTGATGTGTCTTCGCGGATCGGCCTGCATCTATCAGGGCGAAGAACTGGGGTTGACCGAGGCCGAGCTGTCTTTTGAAGACTTGCAAGACCCGTATGGCATCGAATTCTGGCCGGAGTTCAAAGGCCGCGATGGGTGTCGTACGCCTATGGTTTGGGAAGCGTCGAACAGTCAGGGTGGATTCACGACGGCCGTCAAACCTTGGTTGCCGGTCGCGCCCGAGCATTTGCGCCATGCCGTGGCCGTCGCCGAAGATGATAGCAAGGCAATCTTGCATCACTATCGTCACGCAATTGCTTTGCGGC
This DNA window, taken from Aliiroseovarius sp. F47248L, encodes the following:
- a CDS encoding alpha-amylase family glycosyl hydrolase, translated to MNATVVNREMTHLEKQADWWRGAVIYQIYPRSFQDDNGDGIGDLRGITRRLPYIASLGVDAIWISPFFTSPMKDFGYDVSDYRDVDPMFGTLADFDTLVRSAHGQGLKVMIDLVLSHSSDQHPWFVESRADRDNLKADWYVWADAKPDGTPPNNWLSIFGGSAWTWDARRCQYYLHNFLVSQPDLNFHEPAVQEALLDVARFWLERGVDGFRLDTINFYTHDAELRDNPPLPPEDRNASIAPAVNPYNHQEHLYDKNRPETLGFLRKLRAVMSSFNGALLGEVGDAQRGLEIMGEYTAGDDLAHMCYAFELLSGDQPEAVRVAEVMDHVARVAKDGWACWAYSNHDVVRHATRWKLTEEAQKLFVSLLMCLRGSACIYQGEELGLTEAELSFEDLQDPYGIEFWPEFKGRDGCRTPMVWEASNSQGGFTTAVKPWLPVAPEHLRHAVAVAEDDSKAILHHYRHAIALRRMHPALAKGTMDDVHAKGTALCFERQYAGERLLCVFNIGGTDQSITLPDGCWQSVEDEQITVTGGTPLVLDAWQSLVMKPEGDK